The Hemibagrus wyckioides isolate EC202008001 linkage group LG12, SWU_Hwy_1.0, whole genome shotgun sequence genome includes a window with the following:
- the hax1 gene encoding HCLS1-associated protein X-1 isoform X1 yields the protein MSVFDLFRGFFGVPGGRYRGGDRRDPFFDGLTHEDDDDDDDEGEDGFHHDYFDDALRFGFSFGPNGVRIQEPQLFGQIFQDIEDIFGSLGSFGRDLPSIEALPQKRPADEGSSRSERSLRDFMLKHPDDTAPSVAPRDVDPSSPGGPSAPRNPFHHWTPFSRFRDIWSEGPRQNEEEKKEDGDLDSQVSSGGLDQILTPTPSQPKTRSFFQSVTVTKVVKPDGTVEERRTVRDGQGNEETTVIRSGGPAAQEGPHDPPASPSAGSSKPFSDMHDEFSMFSKFFRGFRS from the exons ATGAGTGTATTTGATCTCTTCCGTGGATTTTTTGGGGTTCCAGGAGGCCGCTACCGTGGCGGTGACCGGAG GGACCCCTTCTTTGATGGGTTGACTCATGaagacgacgatgatgatgatgatgaaggagagGATGGATTTCATCATGATTACTTTGACGATGCTCTCAGATTCGGTTTTAGTTTTGGACCAAATGGAGTGCGCATCCAGGAGCCGCAACTGTTTGGCCAAATATTCCAAGACATAGAGGACATATTTGGCAGTTTAGGCTCCTTTGGACGTG ATTTGCCCAGTATTGAGGCTCTTCCTCAGAAGAGACCAGCAGATGAAGGTAGCAGCAGATCAGAAAGATCTCTCAGAGACTTCATGTTGAAGCACCCAGACGATACTGCCCCATCTGTAGCACCACGAGACGTGGATCCTTCATCGCCCGGTGGACCGAGTGCACCTCGGAACCCTTTCCATCACTGGACGCCGTTCTCCAGG TTTAGGGACATTTGGAGTGAAGGACCAAGacaaaatgaggaagaaaagaaagaagatggAG ATCTCGATTCTCAGGTGTCTTCTGGGGGACTGGACCAAATCTTAACACCGACTCCGTCTCAGCCGAAGACACGGTCCTTCTTTCAGTCAGTAACAGTTACCAAAGTGGTTAAACCTGATGGG acaGTAGAAGAGAGGCGTACAGTCAGGGATGGTCAGGGTAATGAGGAGACTACAGTGATCCGCTCAGGAGGTCCTGCTGCTCAAGAAGGTCCACATGATCCTCCTGCTTCTCCTTCAGCAG GTTCTTCCAAGCCTTTCTCTGACATGCATGATGAGTTCTCCATGTTCTCCAAGTTCTTTCGGGGCTTCAGAAGCTGA
- the hax1 gene encoding HCLS1-associated protein X-1 isoform X2, which produces MDKNVETLQLDSTNGHNQYFPPSNTLKFRQFRLLTFHFRDLPSIEALPQKRPADEGSSRSERSLRDFMLKHPDDTAPSVAPRDVDPSSPGGPSAPRNPFHHWTPFSRFRDIWSEGPRQNEEEKKEDGDLDSQVSSGGLDQILTPTPSQPKTRSFFQSVTVTKVVKPDGTVEERRTVRDGQGNEETTVIRSGGPAAQEGPHDPPASPSAGSSKPFSDMHDEFSMFSKFFRGFRS; this is translated from the exons ATGGACAAGAATGTTGAGACTCTGCAGCTGGATTCAACTAACGGTCATAATCAGTATTTTCCACCCTCCAACACACTGAAATTCAGGCAATTCCGTCTTCTAACTTTCCACTTCAGAG ATTTGCCCAGTATTGAGGCTCTTCCTCAGAAGAGACCAGCAGATGAAGGTAGCAGCAGATCAGAAAGATCTCTCAGAGACTTCATGTTGAAGCACCCAGACGATACTGCCCCATCTGTAGCACCACGAGACGTGGATCCTTCATCGCCCGGTGGACCGAGTGCACCTCGGAACCCTTTCCATCACTGGACGCCGTTCTCCAGG TTTAGGGACATTTGGAGTGAAGGACCAAGacaaaatgaggaagaaaagaaagaagatggAG ATCTCGATTCTCAGGTGTCTTCTGGGGGACTGGACCAAATCTTAACACCGACTCCGTCTCAGCCGAAGACACGGTCCTTCTTTCAGTCAGTAACAGTTACCAAAGTGGTTAAACCTGATGGG acaGTAGAAGAGAGGCGTACAGTCAGGGATGGTCAGGGTAATGAGGAGACTACAGTGATCCGCTCAGGAGGTCCTGCTGCTCAAGAAGGTCCACATGATCCTCCTGCTTCTCCTTCAGCAG GTTCTTCCAAGCCTTTCTCTGACATGCATGATGAGTTCTCCATGTTCTCCAAGTTCTTTCGGGGCTTCAGAAGCTGA
- the aqp10b gene encoding aquaporin-10b, translated as MERVLRRCQVSSRLLRECFAEFLGVYILILFGCGSVAQVTTSKNNKGEYLSINLGFALGTTFGVYVSKGVSGAHLNPAVSLSLCFLGRFPWTRLPFYVMSQVFGAFLAAATVALQYFDAIIHYSGGHLTVSGPTATAGIFSTYPAEYLSIWGGVVDQVIGTAALMVCVLALGDGRNFPAPPGLEPVLVGAVVMVIGVSMGSNSGYAINPARDLGPRVFTCIAGWGDEVFRAGAGWWWIPVVATCVGGIVGSLIYELLIAVHHPEQEVTKTVGNLQDLELDVSQKESDKPDELKVTQEQQHVSFPSP; from the exons ATGGAGCGAGTGTTGAGGAGATGTCAGGTCAGCAGTCGTCTGCTTAGGGAATGTTTTGCGGAGTTTCTCGGAGTCTACATTTTAATC CTCTTTGGCTGCGGCTCGGTCGCTCAGGTCACAACTTCCAAAAACAACAAAGGAGAATATTTATCCATCAATCTTGGATTTGCTTTGGGCACTACATTCGGAGTCTATGTTTCTAAAGGAGTATCAG GAGCTCACCTGAACCCCGCCGTGTCTCTCAGCCTGTGTTTCCTAGGCAGGTTCCCCTGGACTCGGCTGCCGTTCTACGTCATGTCACAGGTGTTCGGTGCTTTTCTGGCTGCAGCCACTGTTGCGTTGCAGTATTTTG ATGCAATAATCCATTACAGTGGTGGGCACCTGACAGTGAGCGGTCCCACGGCCACTGCAGGAATATTCTCCACTTACCCTGCAGAGTACCTGAGCATATGGGGAGGAGTAGTAGACCAG GTGATTGGTACAGCGGCCctgatggtgtgtgttctgGCTCTGGGTGATGGTCGTAACTTTCCTGCCCCTCCCGGTCTAGAACCTGTTCTGGTGGGAGCAGTGGTTATGGTCATCGGCGTCTCCATGGGTTCAAACAGCGGATACGCCATCAACCCGGCACGAGACCTCGGCCCTCGGGTCTTCACCTGTATTGCCGGCTGGGGTGATGAGGTGTTCAG AGCCGGAGCCGGCTGGTGGTGGATCCCTGTGGTGGCCACGTGTGTCGGCGGCATCGTCGGCTCTTTGATTTATGAGCTGCTGATTGCTGTTCATCATCCCGAACAGGAAGTGACCAAAACAGTCGGCAACCTGCAGGACCTGGAACTGGACGTGTCACAGAAAGAGTCTGATAAACCCGATGAGCTCAAAGTGACTCAGGAGCAGCAGCATGTGAGCTTCCCTTCACCCTGA